In Alteribacter keqinensis, a single window of DNA contains:
- the rplM gene encoding 50S ribosomal protein L13, translating to MRTTYMAKPSEVERKWYVVDAEGKTLGRLSTEVASILRGKHKPTFTPHIDTGDHVIVINAEKIHLTGNKLADKMYYRHSQHPGGLKSMTAQEMRDRKPVKMLELAIKGMLPKGSLGRKQGMKLHVYAGSEHPHQAQQPENYELRG from the coding sequence ATGCGTACGACATATATGGCAAAGCCTAGCGAAGTAGAACGTAAATGGTACGTTGTAGACGCGGAAGGTAAAACGCTTGGTCGTCTTTCAACTGAAGTTGCGTCAATTCTTCGTGGAAAGCACAAGCCAACGTTTACACCACACATCGACACTGGAGATCACGTAATCGTGATCAACGCAGAAAAAATTCACCTGACTGGTAATAAGCTTGCTGACAAGATGTATTACCGTCACTCTCAGCACCCAGGCGGACTTAAGAGCATGACTGCTCAAGAGATGCGCGATCGCAAACCGGTAAAAATGCTAGAGCTTGCGATTAAAGGAATGCTACCAAAAGGGTCTCTTGGCCGTAAGCAAGGCATGAAGCTTCATGTTTATGCCGGCAGCGAGCACCCACACCAAGCACAACAGCCTGAAAACTACGAATTACGCGGTTAA
- the rpsI gene encoding 30S ribosomal protein S9 — translation MAQVQYYGTGRRKHSVARVRLVPGDGTITINKRDIDEYFDLETLKLIVKQPLAETETEGTYDIHVTVHGGGYTGQAGAIRHGISRALLEADPEYRTSLKRAGFLTRDARMKERKKYGLKAARRAPQFSKR, via the coding sequence TTGGCACAGGTTCAATACTACGGAACTGGTCGTCGTAAGCACTCCGTTGCACGTGTACGTTTAGTACCTGGTGATGGCACAATCACTATCAACAAGCGTGACATCGATGAGTACTTCGACCTTGAAACTCTAAAACTTATCGTAAAACAACCACTAGCTGAGACTGAAACAGAAGGTACGTATGACATTCACGTAACTGTTCACGGCGGTGGCTACACAGGACAAGCGGGTGCGATCCGTCACGGTATCTCTCGCGCGCTTCTAGAAGCAGATCCTGAGTACCGCACATCTCTTAAGCGTGCTGGCTTCTTGACTCGTGACGCTCGTATGAAAGAGCGTAAGAAATACGGTCTTAAAGCAGCTCGTCGTGCTCCTCAGTTCTCTAAGCGTTAA